The Streptomyces sp. NBC_00454 DNA segment CGCAGGGCCCCCGCGTCCAGCTCGAAGCGGGCCCGGCAGTCGGGACAGGCCGCCGTGAAGGCGACCGGCCCGGGAGCCGCCGCCCCGGGAGCGCCCGGACCGGAAGGCACCAGACCGGAAGGGACCGGACCGGAAGGGACCGGACCGGAAGCAGCGGGACCGGAAGCGGCCTGACCGGCGGAATCGGAGGACGGTACGGCCCGCACGGGCACGTCCCGCGGCCCTGGTGGCGTCGGCGACATCGTGCGGAGCCCCCTCAGACCTGTTCCCCAGCAGCCGCCGTGTCCTCATACGCGGCCAGCGCCTCCCGGGCCGCCCGGCGCGCACTGTCCGCCAGCTCCACGGGGGCCACGATGCGCCCCTCGCGGCCCAGCCGCAGCGCGAGGCGGCGCAAGGACGCCGGGTCGGGGCTGCGCAGCGTGATCCGCAGACCGCCCTCGGGCAGCTCCTCCGCACTGTCGTGCGGGTAGTACTCGGCGACCCAGCGCCCGCCGGGACCGACCTCGACCACGACCTCCGGATCCTCGGCGGCCGGCTGGACCAGCCCCTCCGACAGGTCGCGCGGCTCGATCGCGGGCGGATCGGCCCGCTCGTCCAGCAGCCGGATCTCGGCGACCCGGTCCAGCCGGAAGGTGCGCCGCGCCTCGGAGAGGTGGCACCACCCCTCCATGTAGGTGTGCCCGACGGCGAAGAGCCGGATCGGATCCACCTTGCGCTCGGTGAGCTCGTCGCGGGCGGGAGAGTAGTAGCGCAGCCACAGCCGGCGCCGCTCCGCGATGGCCCGGTCCACATCGGCGAAGACCCCGCCCTCGGACTCGAAGGTCACCGAGAGCCGGGAGCTGGCCCCGGCGGCCTCGCCCGCGGCCGCCTCCAGCTTGGCGGTGGCCCGCAGCAGGGCGTCCCGGTCGCTCTCGCGCAGCCCGGGCAGGGTGGCCACCGCGCGGGCGGCGACCAGCAGCGCCGTCGCCTCGTCGGCGGCCAGCCGCAGCGGCTCCGCGGTGGACTCCCCCGAGGCATCGGGGTTGCGCCACCAGATGCGCTCCCCGTCGGTGTCGATGTCGAGCAGGTCCCCGCCGCGGAAACTGGTTCCGCACATGGGGAGCACGTCGAGGTCCGAGATCAGCTCGTCCTCGGTGATCCCGAACGCGCGGGCGACGTCGGCGACGTGCGCGCCGGGGCGCTCGCGCAGGTACGTCACCAGGGACAGCATCCGGCGCGTCTGGTCGATGGCGTTGGCAGCCATGCTGGTACGTCTCCCCCTCAGGGCACGTGCTACGGGATTGGGGCAGCCCCGCGGGACCTCCCCGCGGAACCGGGCCCGGCCACCGGATCGGCGCCGGACCTGCGCGAACGGGCCGGGTCAGCCCTTGGCCACGGCGCGCAGCCGGTCGATCACGTCGGCCCGCAGATCGGCGGGCTCCACCACGACCACGTCGGGGCCGAACTCCACCAGCCAGGCGTCGAGCCCGTGCCCGTACGGGATCTCCAGCTCGTCCCAGCCCTCCCCGCCCGCGCTCTCGCGCACGGCGGTGGCCTTGGCCCGCAGCGGATAACCCGCACCGGCCCGCAGCCGGATCAGCGCGGAGCGGTCCCCGCCCTCCCCGGCCCAGCTCGCCACGGTCTCCCGCACCGTCACCACGTCGGGGACCTCGGCGGTGTACTTGGCCTGGCGCGAACGGACCTTCCCCGTGATCCGTGAGAGCCGGAACACCCGCTCCGCCCCGCGGTCGCGGTCGAAGCCGGCCAGGTACCAGTGGCCGCGCCAGCACTCCAGCGCCCACGGCTCGACCTGACGGGTCTCGGGGCGGGCGGCGTTGGACCTGCGGTAGTCGAAGACCACCGGACGGCGGTCGCGACAGGCCAGCATCAGCGGTTCGAAAGCCGCCTCGTGGACCGGGATCCGCGGTTCGATGGCACTGTGCTGGCCCTCGTAGGGATCCCCGGCCTCGGGCATGCCCCCGGCCCGCAGCTTCTGCAGGGCGCCGCTGGCGGCTCCGGCCAGCCGGGCCTGCTGCCACACCTTCGCCGCGAGCCCCAGGGCCGCGGCCTCCTCGGCGTCCAGCGCCACGGGCGGAAGCCGGTTGCTGTCGCGGCGGGCCAGGTAACCGGTGTCGCCCTCCAGGTTCTCGACGGTCTCGATGACCAGCCCGAGCTCCCGCAGATCGTCCTTGTCCCGCTCGAACATCCGGTTGAAGGAGTCGTCGTTCCCGGCTTCCATGTACGCCTCGATGGAACCGCGCAGTTCGCGCTTGCTGAGCGGCCGACGCGTCCCCAGCAGACACAGCGCCAGATTCATCAGCCGCTCGGCCTTGGCAATCGCCATCGAGCCCCATCCGCCCTTCTCGCCGCGCGGTCCCTCGCACCCCGACCGCGTACACCCTCGTGACCGTTGACCGTACCGCCCCGGTCCGCCAGGGCAAAAGCGAGGGCCCCTGCCGAACGGCAGGGGCCCCACGACTTCACAGCCGACCGGTCAGGCGGCCATCAGGTCGCACACGAAGATCAGCGTCTCGCCCGGCTTGATGGCACCGCCGGCGCCACGGTCGCCGTACGCGAGGTGGGCCGGGATCGTCAGCTTGCGACGGCCGCCGACCTTCATGCCCTGGACACCCTTGTCCCAGCCGGAGATGACCTGGCCGATACCCAGCGTGAACGGCAGCGGGGCGCCGCGGTTCCAGGAGGCGTCGAACTCCTCGCCGGTGGAGAAGGCCACACCCACGTAGTGGACGGACACGTTGGATCCGGCCTTGGCCTCCGCGCCGTCGCCGACCCAGATGTCCTCGATCACGAGGTCGGCCGGGACATCGCCCTCGGGGAAGTCGATCTCGGGCTTCTCGAGCTTGTCGCTCACGGTACTGCTCCTCAAACGTACGAACAGGGGGACAACCGGGACAGTCTTACACCACGGCGAGGATGTCGAGGCTGAAGACCAGCGTCGAGTTGGCCGGGATGGTGCCCTGCTCCTTGTCACCGAACCCCTGGTCCGGCGGGATCACCAGCAGGACGCGGCTGCCGACCTTCTTGCCGACCAGACCGTCCTTGAGACCCTTGACCGAAAGCTGGGCCATCGGCCAGGTCACCGACTGGTCGGTGGCGTACGTGCTCTCGAAGGACTTGTCGTCCTTCCACGTCTTGCCGTTGAACTTGACCACCACGTTGTCGGTGTCCTTGACGACCGCGCCGTCACCCTCCAGCACGTAGTCCGACACCAGCTTCGCCGGCGGCGTCACGTCCTTGGGAACCGTCACGGCAACTTCCTTGCCGTCCGTGTTCGTACCGACCTTGGGCAGGTCCTTGTTCTCCTGCGGGACCTCCTTGCCCTTGGCCGAAGCCGGGATGGACGTTCCCTTGACGATGTCCACGACGAAGACCAGCGTGGCATTCGGCTTGATGTCGGCGCCCTGACCCTGCGCCCCGTACCCGAGGTCCGGCGGAATCACGAGCTCCAGACGGCTGCCGACCTTCTTGCCCTCAAGGCCCTGGTCCCAGCCCTTGATGACCTGGCCGGCGCCGATGGTCACGTCGAACGGCTTGCCCTTGCCGAAGCTCTGGTCGAACGGCTTCGTACCGTCCCAGACCTGACCGAGGTAGTTGACCTGGGCGGCGTCGCCCTTCTTCAGCGCCGGGCCGTCGCCCTCACTGATGGTCACCACCTTCAGTTCCTTCGGCGGTTTGCCCGACCCCTTCGCCAGGGTGGGGCTCTCACCGAACTTGGCACCCTTCGTGATCGCGGGCACCCCGTTCTTCATCTCGGAGCCGCTGTCGCCACAGGCCGCTGTCGAAAGCAGCAGAAGGGGTACGACAAGCAGGCCGGCAAGTCGGCGCACGTGTTCCTCAGATCTCAGACGGCACATAGGTCGTCGCCACTCTAAGGCGTGCACAGGGCCCCGTACGAGATTCGTACGGGGCCCTGTCCCAGATCAGTGGTACGTCACACCACGCGCCGCGGCGCCCTACATCCCCGCGATCAGCTTCTCCACCCGGTCGTCCACCGACCGGAACGGGTCCTTGCACAGCACCGTGCGCTGCGCCTGGTCATTGAGCTTCAGATGCACCCAGTCGACCGTGAAGTCCCGCCGCTGCTCCTGCGCACGACGGATGAAGTCACCGCGCAGCCGCGCCCTCGTCGTCTGCGGAGGCACCGACTTGCCCTCGAAGATCTTGAGGTCGTTGCAGATCCGCGCCGCCTGCCCCTTGCGCTCCAGCAGGTAGTACAGCCCGCGCCGGCGGTGGATGTCGTGGTAGGCGAGGTCTATCTGAGCCACCCGCGGATTCGACATCGTCATGTTGTGCTTGGCCCGGTACCGCTCGATCAGCTGGTACTTCATCACCCAGTCGATCTCGGTCCCGATCCGGTCCAGGTCCTCCGCCTCGATCGCGTCCAGGGTCCGGCCCCACAGCTCCAGCACCTGGTCCACGACACCCTCGCGGATGCCCCGGCGCTCGGCGAAGTCCACCGCCTTGTCGTAGTACTCGCGCTGGATCTCCAGCGCCGAGGCCTCCCGGCCGCTCGCCAGGCGCACCTTGCGCTGACCGGTGATGTCGTGGCTGACCTCACGGATCGCCCGGATCGGGTTCTCCAGCGTCAGATCCCGCATCACCGTGCCCGCCTCGATCATGCGCAGCACCAGATCGGTCGCGCCGACCTTGAGCAGCATGGTCGTCTCGGACATGTTCGAGTCGCCGACGATGACGTGCAGACGGCGGTACCGCTCGGCATCCGCGTGCGGCTCGTCACGCGTGTTGATGATCGGCCGCGAACGGGTCGTGGCAGAGCTGACGCCCTCCCAGATGTGCTCGGCCCGCTGGCTCACGCAGTAGACCGCACCCCGCGGCGTCTGCAGCACCTTGCCCGCACCGCAGATCAACTGCCGCGTGACGAGGAACGGGATGAGAATGTCCGCCAGCCGGGAGAATTCCCCGTGCCGGGCCACCAGGTAGTTCTCGTGGCAGCCGTACGAGTTTCCCGCCGAGTCGGTGTTGTTCTTGAACAGATAGACGTCGCCCGCGATTCCCTCCTCGTGCAAGCGGCGTTCGGCGTCGACGAGCAGGCCCTCGAGAATGCGCTCGCCGGCCTTGTCGTGGGTGACCAGTTCGATCAGGTTGTCGCATTCGGGAGTTGCATACTCCGGATGCGAACCCACGTCGAGGTAGAGGCGGGCGCCGTTCCGCAGGAAGACATTGCTGCTGCGGCCCCATGACACAACACGGCGGAAGAGGTAGCGCGCCACTTCGTCAGGAGACAGTCGGCGCTGTCCCCTGAACGTGCACGTGACGCCGTACTCGTTCTCCAGCCCGAAAATGCGGCGGTCCATGACTGAACATTACGCCTTCTGCTCTGTTCTGAAACCGAGTTCGCGAGCGTCGTTTCGATCATTTTCCCGAGAGCCCTCCGCGGAGCCCCCCACCGGAACGCTCACCCCGGTACGTTCCAGCACCTTCCGAGTGACCGTCAGCACCAGCACCGCCGCCGCACCCGCCACACCCGCCACCGCGAACCCGGCCGCCGTACCGCCCGCTTCCACCGCCGGACCCGCCGCACCCGTACCGATCGCCGCACCCACCCCGAAGAACGTCACCAGCCAGGAGAACGCCTCCGTCACCGTGCCCACCGGAGCATGCCGGTCCACCACGATGAACGCACAGGCCAGGCACGGCGCCAGGAACACCCCGGCCAACGCCGCCAGAGCCGCCATCGCCCACGGACCCGGCACCAGCATCAACGGCAGATAACACACCGCCAGCAACGCCACCAGCACCCGCAACCGCCGCTCCGGCGCACCCGCCCACTGCCGTGCCCCGTACCCCAGACCACCCACCAGCGCACCCAGACCCAGCGCCGCCATCAGCCAGCCGTACACCGCCTGGTTCCCGTGATCGTCCGCATACGCCACACCCGCCACCGTGATCGACCCCAGCGCCGTCCCCACGAAGAAGAAGGCACCCAGCAGCGCCAGCAGCCCGCGCGAACGCAGCGCCCCCAGCCAATGCGCCTCACGCGGCTCCGAACGCCACGTCCGCGAAGGCTCCGACACCACCACCGACAGCGCACCCAGCACACCGATCGCATTGATCACCAGCAGCGCCGCCGCCGGATCCCACAGCGCCACGCACAACGTCACCAGCAGCGGGCCGACCGTGAACATGACCTCCTGCGCCACCGCATCCATCGCGTACGCGGCATGCACCCGCTCCTCGCGGCCACCGAGCACCCCCGGCCACAGCGCACGCAGCCCGCCCTCCAGCGGAGGCGTGAACAGACCCGCCACCACCACCGCCCCGTACGCCCACGCCGCCGAACCCGTACCCGCGAACGCCAGCCACACCATGCCCAGCGCCGACACCACCGCCGCCGGCAACTGCACCCGCGGCTGCCCGTACAGGTCCACCGCCCGGCCCAGCAACGGCTGCCCCACCGCATTGGCCACCCCGTACACCGCGGCCAGCGCCCCCGCCAGGGAGTAGCTGCCCCCCTCGGCCCGCGTGAACAGCACGATCGCGATCGGCGCCGTACCGTTCGGCAGCCGCCCTATCAGCGTGCCCACCAGCAGCCTCGCGGCGTGCCGGGTCCTGAGCAGCTCCGCATAACCCGCGGCCATCTCCGCCCCCTCCTGCCCGGACCCCGCCGGGGTAATACGTATAACTTGACGCGTCATACGTACCATGGCCACAGACGGCCGGTCCACCCGCCGAACCCCCCGAACCCCCCGCGACCTCGCACTACAGGAGCACCATGTGACGAGACCCACCAGCCGCGACGTGGCCACCGCCGCCGGAGTCTCCCAGGCCACCGTCTCCCTCGTACTCGGCGAAAAATGGCGCGGCCGCGTCTCCGAACGCACCGCCGACCACGTCCGCCACACCGCCACCCAACTCGGCTACCGCCCCAACCTCGCCGCCCGCAACCTCCGCCTCGGCTCCACCCGCACCGCCCTCCTCGTCGTCCCCGCCCTCACCAACGAATTCTTCGCCCGCGTCTACACCGGCGCCGCCCGCATCGCCTCCGACCACGGCTTCGGCGTCGTCCTCTACCCCTCCCCCGACGGCACCGGCCCCGCCCGCGACCCCTTCGCCTCCGCCCGCGCCGCCCTCGACGGAGTCATCGCCTCCTCCATGGCCGCCGACGCCCTCCACGCCCTCGGCGGCGACACCCTCCCCCTCGTCATGCTCGACAGCGACCCCACCGCCCACACCGCCGCCGCCCACGTCAACCTCGCCATCGCCGACGGCATGCACCAAGTCACCCAACACCTCCAAAACCACGGCCACCGCCGCTTCCTCCACCTCGCCTCCGCCATCGACTCCTGGACCTTCGACGTCCGCGCCAAAGCCCTCAGCGCCCACCTGAGCCCCTCCACCGAACTGCGCACCGTACGGGCCCACCTCAGCGTCGACGCCGCCCGTACGGCCATGGAAACCGCCCTGACACCCCTCCACGGCCGCCCCACCGCCATCGTCTGCGACGACGACATCCTCGCCGCCGGAGCCTGCAAGGCCGCCCGCCGCCTCGGCCTGCGCATCCCCGAGGACCTCTCCGTCACCGGCTTCGACGACCTCGCCCTCGCCACCGCCGTCGACCCCGAACTCACCACCGTCCGGCTCCCCGCCGAACGCGTCGGCGAACAAGGCATGACCGCCCTCCTCGCCGTCCTCGAAGGCACCCCCTGGACCGCCCCCGACATCCCCGTCGAACTCGTCGTCCGCGACTCCTCCGGCCCGGCCCCCAGCGCCTGACCCGTCCCGGAACGCGAAAGCGCCCCCGACCCGAAGGCCAGGGGCACCCACACACCACTTCGCTCTACTCGGCTTCCTCATCGGGAGCCTCGTCGTTCGACACGGCATCCGCCTGAGCCGCCGCCGGAACATCCGCCTCCAGCAGCCGCGACAGCTGCCGGCCCCGGATCCGCTTGAACTTGCGCTGCTGCGCCCGCGTACGGTCCAGCACCGCCACCTCCAGCCGCTCCGCCGGAATCGACTTGTCCGCACCGTTCGCCTGGCTCGACAGCGCCTGCACCGCCAGCTTCAACGCCTCGGACAGGGTCATCCCGTCCTGGTGCCGCTGATCGAGGAAGGTACTGATCTGCTCGGCATTGCCGCCGACCGCCACCGAACCGTGCTCGTCCACGATCGAACCGTCGTGCGGCAGGCGGTAGATCTGGTCACCGGCCGCCGTCGCACCGACCTCGGCGACAACGAGCTCCACCTCGTACGGCTTCTCACCCGCACTCGAAAAGATCGTGCCGAGCGTCTGCGCGTAGACGTTCGCCAGCCCACGGGCCGTCACATCGTCACGGTCGTACGTGTATCCACGCAGATCCGCGTACCGCACACCGCCGATCCGCAGGTTCTCGTACTCGTTGTACTTGCCGGCGGCCGCGAAGCCGATCCGGTCATAGATCTCGCTGAACTTGTGCAGCGCACGGGACGGGTTCTCACCGACGAACACGATGCCGTCGGCGTACTGGATGACAACAAGGCTCCGACCGCGGGCGATGCCCTTGCGGGCGTATTCCGCCCGGTCGGCCATGGCCTGCTGGGGTGACACATAGAACGGAGTCGACACCGGCTTTCCGTCCCTTTCTTCTGGACGACGAGGAGGTCAGAGATCAGAGCAGTGCGGCGCGCGGACCGTCGGGCTGCTCCAGCCGACGATTCGTGATCTTGCGGGCCAGCTCCGAGGACTCCTCGTCGGTCAGCCTGCGGAATCCCTCGTCCGTCATGACGGTGACGATGGGGTAGATGTGGCGGTAGAGGTCCGGGCCACCGGTCGCCGAGTCGTCGTCGGCGGCGTCGTACAACGCCTGGACGACGAGCGTCGTGGCCTCCTCCTCCGTCAGCTTGGAGTGGTACAGCTTCTTCATCGACCCGCGGGCGAAGATCGAGCCCGAACCGGTCGCGGCGTAGCCGTGCTCCTCGGAGCGGCCGCCGGTCACGTCATACGAGAAGATCCGGCCCCGCTCCTTGGCCTCGTCGTACCCCGCGAAGAGCGGCACGACGGCCAGACCCTGCATCGCCATCCCCAGATTGCTCCGGATCATGGTCGACAGCCGGTTCGCCTTGCCCTCGAGGGAGAGGGTCGCCCCCTCCACCTTCTCGAAGTGCTCCAGCTCCAGCTGGAACAGCTTCACCATCTCCACGGCCAGACCGGCGGTGCCCGCGATGCCGACGGCGGAGAACTCGTCCGCCGGGAACACCTTCTCGATGTCCCGCTGCGCGATCATGTTCCCCATGGTCGCCCGCCGGTCACCGGCGAGCACGACCCCGCCGGGGAAGGTGGCGGCCACGATGGTCGTCCCGTGCGGCGCCTCGATGACCCCGTCGGGCAGCTTCCGGTTGCCCGGGAGCATCTCGGGCTGGTGCGCGCCCAAGAAGTCCATGAAGGACGACGACCCCGGCGTCAGGAAGGCTGCCGGTAGACGCCCTGTGCTACGAGTGTTGGGTTCCACAGGTTTCCTTCCACGTAAGCGGCTGCACGCCGTATGACGTCCGGCCGATCCTTGAGCTGCCCAATTCCTGCGTTGCAGCCGAAGCAAAGTACGCCTCGGACCTTACCCGTCTGGTGATCGTGATCAACATGCTCCGCCGGAGCCTCCTGGCAGATCACGCAGACCCCGCCCTGGGCGGCGATCATCTCCTCCCGCTCGGCCTCGGTGATGCCGTACGAGCGCATTAAATGGCCCGCCCGGCTTTCGACCGCTCGACATGTCTTGCAGCGCGTCGACAGTCCATCGGAGGCCGTCTTGTTGCGGTCCCATTCGGAGTGCGGCTTGATCTCACCGCAGCGGCGGCAGCACTTGTGCCCTTCGGGAGTTTCCACCCGAGGACGCACGTTCATCCCCTTGGCTATCTGACGCTGCTGGTGGTACTCCGACGCGCAACTCTTGCAATACACCTGCAAGCCATCCCGCATCGAACGGTTCGATGAGAAGGCTGCGAGCGGTTTCCACTCCCGACACCGCGCACAGCGCTTCCCCTCCTCGCCAACCGCCACTCCCCCACCTTTCACCTTCGATTCGAAGGTAAAATGGCCTTACTGGCCACCCTTCTGAACGAACGACCGCACGAAATCCTCGGCGTTCTCCTCTAGGACATCGTCAATCTCGTCAAGTACCGAGTCGACGTCGTCGGAGAGCTTTTCCTGTCGCTCCTTGAGGTCGGTCGACTCTTCGACCGCCGCCTCCTCGACCTCCTCGGTCGAGCGCTGCGCCTTCTGCTGTCCGCCGCCGGTGTCCTTGGTCGCCATGTCTAGCTCACCCCGCTCGGTTCGCACGCTCACGTCGAAAGACCCCGCGAATTCGGGATCCCTCAAGATCAGACTCTACTTCGGACCCTACAAGGAGGGTCCGACATCCGTCCCGGTACTTTCATAACGTCCGGGTGTCTTCATGATTCCCGGACCGGGGGCCTTTCAGCCCCCGTCCGGGGATCGGAAAGACTCAGCGCCCCGACAGCACCCGCACCAGGTCCTCCGCCGTGCGGCAGCGGTCCAGGAGCTCCTTCACGTGGGCACGGGTGCCCCGCAGGGGTTCCAGGGTCGGGACCCGCTGGAGGGAGTCGTGGCCCGGCAGGTCGAAGATCACCGAGTCCCACGAGGCCGCGGCCACGTCATCGGCGTACTGCTCCAGGCAGCGTCCCCGGAAGTACGCCCGGGTGTCCTCCGGCGGCTTGCTCTGCGCCCGCTCCACGGCGCTCTCGTCCAGGAGCCGCTTCATCTTGCCGCGGGCCACGAGGCGGTTGTAAAGCCCCTTCTCGGGCCGTACGTCCGCGTACTGCAGGTCGACCAGGTGGAGCCGGGCGGCGTCCCAGCCGAGGCCGTCGCGGCGCCGGTAGCCCTCCAGGATCTCCCGCTTCGCGATCCAGTCGAGCTCTCCCGACAGGCTCATCGGGTCGCTCTCCAGCCGGCCCAGGACGTCCTCCCAGCGGGCCAGCACATCCTTGGTCTGCTCGTCCGCGTCGGAGCCGAAACGCTCCTCCACGTACTTCCTGGCCAGCTCGTAGTACTCCATCTGGAGTTGTACGGCGGTCAGCGTCCGGCCGCTGCGCAGCGTGATGAGGTGTTTCAGGTCGGGGTCGTGGGAGACCTGGTGGAGGGTGCGTACGGGCTGGTCCACGGCGAGGTCGACGTTGATGTAGCCGTCTTCGATCATGGACAGGACGAGTGCGGTGGTGCCGAGCTTGAGGTAGGTGGAGATCTCGGAGAGGTTGGCGTCGCCGATGATCACGTGGAGGCGGCGGTATTTCTCCGCGTCCGAGTGCGGTTCGTCGCGGGTGTTGATGATGGGGCGCTTGAGGGTGGTCTCGAGGCCGACCTCGACTTCGAAGTAGTCGGCGCGCTGGCTGATCTGGAAGCCGTGTTCGCGGCCGTCCTGGCCGATGCCGACCCGGCCGGCGCCGGTGAAGACGAGGCGGGAGACGAAGAAGGGGGTGAGGTGGCGCACGATGTCCGAGAAGGGGGTTTCCCGCTTCATCAGGTAGTTCTCGTGCGTGCCGTAGGAGGCGCCCTTGTTGTCGGTGTTGTTCTTGTAGAGGTGGATGGGCTGGGCCCCGGGGAGCTGGGCGGCCCTGACGGCGGCCTCGGCCATGATCCGCTCGCCGGCCTTGTCCCAGAGGACGGCGTCGAGCGGGTTGGTGATCTCCGGGGAGCTGTATTCGGGGTGTGCGTGGTCCACGTAGAGGCGTGCGCCGTTGGTGAGGATGACGTTGGCGAGGCCGATGTCCTCGTCGGTGAGCTGGCTGTTGTCGGCGGCCTCGCGGGCGAGGTCGAAGCCGCGGGCGTCCCGCAGCGGGTTCTCTTCCTCGAAGTCCCAGCGGGCGCGTCGCGCCCGGTGCATCGCCGCCGCGTAGGCGTTGACGATCTGGGACGAGGTGAGCATGGCATTGGCGTTCGGGTGCCCCGGGACGGAGATCCCGTACTCCGTCTCGATCCCCATTACTCGCCGTACGGTCATGCGGCCCTCCTTGCCCGGCGGCGCTCCCGTTCGGGAGCGGCGCTCAAGTACCGCTGGTGCTGAGGTGCGTCGTGTGCGGTGCCCGTCCCCGCACTGCGCGACCTGCGGTACGGATGAGCCTAGAACCACTCCGCGCTGGTGGGGAGATCATTTCAGTCATTGAATTTCGACCTGTCACCGGCTGAAAAGAGCAGTCGGTAAAGCAGTCGGCTGCGGGTGCCCTTGCGGGCTCCCGCAGCCGGCCCGCTTC contains these protein-coding regions:
- a CDS encoding helix-turn-helix transcriptional regulator, which produces MAANAIDQTRRMLSLVTYLRERPGAHVADVARAFGITEDELISDLDVLPMCGTSFRGGDLLDIDTDGERIWWRNPDASGESTAEPLRLAADEATALLVAARAVATLPGLRESDRDALLRATAKLEAAAGEAAGASSRLSVTFESEGGVFADVDRAIAERRRLWLRYYSPARDELTERKVDPIRLFAVGHTYMEGWCHLSEARRTFRLDRVAEIRLLDERADPPAIEPRDLSEGLVQPAAEDPEVVVEVGPGGRWVAEYYPHDSAEELPEGGLRITLRSPDPASLRRLALRLGREGRIVAPVELADSARRAAREALAAYEDTAAAGEQV
- a CDS encoding helix-turn-helix transcriptional regulator — its product is MAIAKAERLMNLALCLLGTRRPLSKRELRGSIEAYMEAGNDDSFNRMFERDKDDLRELGLVIETVENLEGDTGYLARRDSNRLPPVALDAEEAAALGLAAKVWQQARLAGAASGALQKLRAGGMPEAGDPYEGQHSAIEPRIPVHEAAFEPLMLACRDRRPVVFDYRRSNAARPETRQVEPWALECWRGHWYLAGFDRDRGAERVFRLSRITGKVRSRQAKYTAEVPDVVTVRETVASWAGEGGDRSALIRLRAGAGYPLRAKATAVRESAGGEGWDELEIPYGHGLDAWLVEFGPDVVVVEPADLRADVIDRLRAVAKG
- a CDS encoding FKBP-type peptidyl-prolyl cis-trans isomerase, which encodes MSDKLEKPEIDFPEGDVPADLVIEDIWVGDGAEAKAGSNVSVHYVGVAFSTGEEFDASWNRGAPLPFTLGIGQVISGWDKGVQGMKVGGRRKLTIPAHLAYGDRGAGGAIKPGETLIFVCDLMAA
- a CDS encoding FKBP-type peptidyl-prolyl cis-trans isomerase; the encoded protein is MRRLAGLLVVPLLLLSTAACGDSGSEMKNGVPAITKGAKFGESPTLAKGSGKPPKELKVVTISEGDGPALKKGDAAQVNYLGQVWDGTKPFDQSFGKGKPFDVTIGAGQVIKGWDQGLEGKKVGSRLELVIPPDLGYGAQGQGADIKPNATLVFVVDIVKGTSIPASAKGKEVPQENKDLPKVGTNTDGKEVAVTVPKDVTPPAKLVSDYVLEGDGAVVKDTDNVVVKFNGKTWKDDKSFESTYATDQSVTWPMAQLSVKGLKDGLVGKKVGSRVLLVIPPDQGFGDKEQGTIPANSTLVFSLDILAVV
- the pafA gene encoding Pup--protein ligase, translated to MDRRIFGLENEYGVTCTFRGQRRLSPDEVARYLFRRVVSWGRSSNVFLRNGARLYLDVGSHPEYATPECDNLIELVTHDKAGERILEGLLVDAERRLHEEGIAGDVYLFKNNTDSAGNSYGCHENYLVARHGEFSRLADILIPFLVTRQLICGAGKVLQTPRGAVYCVSQRAEHIWEGVSSATTRSRPIINTRDEPHADAERYRRLHVIVGDSNMSETTMLLKVGATDLVLRMIEAGTVMRDLTLENPIRAIREVSHDITGQRKVRLASGREASALEIQREYYDKAVDFAERRGIREGVVDQVLELWGRTLDAIEAEDLDRIGTEIDWVMKYQLIERYRAKHNMTMSNPRVAQIDLAYHDIHRRRGLYYLLERKGQAARICNDLKIFEGKSVPPQTTRARLRGDFIRRAQEQRRDFTVDWVHLKLNDQAQRTVLCKDPFRSVDDRVEKLIAGM
- a CDS encoding MFS transporter, translated to MAAGYAELLRTRHAARLLVGTLIGRLPNGTAPIAIVLFTRAEGGSYSLAGALAAVYGVANAVGQPLLGRAVDLYGQPRVQLPAAVVSALGMVWLAFAGTGSAAWAYGAVVVAGLFTPPLEGGLRALWPGVLGGREERVHAAYAMDAVAQEVMFTVGPLLVTLCVALWDPAAALLVINAIGVLGALSVVVSEPSRTWRSEPREAHWLGALRSRGLLALLGAFFFVGTALGSITVAGVAYADDHGNQAVYGWLMAALGLGALVGGLGYGARQWAGAPERRLRVLVALLAVCYLPLMLVPGPWAMAALAALAGVFLAPCLACAFIVVDRHAPVGTVTEAFSWLVTFFGVGAAIGTGAAGPAVEAGGTAAGFAVAGVAGAAAVLVLTVTRKVLERTGVSVPVGGSAEGSRENDRNDARELGFRTEQKA
- a CDS encoding LacI family DNA-binding transcriptional regulator gives rise to the protein MTRPTSRDVATAAGVSQATVSLVLGEKWRGRVSERTADHVRHTATQLGYRPNLAARNLRLGSTRTALLVVPALTNEFFARVYTGAARIASDHGFGVVLYPSPDGTGPARDPFASARAALDGVIASSMAADALHALGGDTLPLVMLDSDPTAHTAAAHVNLAIADGMHQVTQHLQNHGHRRFLHLASAIDSWTFDVRAKALSAHLSPSTELRTVRAHLSVDAARTAMETALTPLHGRPTAIVCDDDILAAGACKAARRLGLRIPEDLSVTGFDDLALATAVDPELTTVRLPAERVGEQGMTALLAVLEGTPWTAPDIPVELVVRDSSGPAPSA
- the prcA gene encoding proteasome subunit alpha; protein product: MSTPFYVSPQQAMADRAEYARKGIARGRSLVVIQYADGIVFVGENPSRALHKFSEIYDRIGFAAAGKYNEYENLRIGGVRYADLRGYTYDRDDVTARGLANVYAQTLGTIFSSAGEKPYEVELVVAEVGATAAGDQIYRLPHDGSIVDEHGSVAVGGNAEQISTFLDQRHQDGMTLSEALKLAVQALSSQANGADKSIPAERLEVAVLDRTRAQQRKFKRIRGRQLSRLLEADVPAAAQADAVSNDEAPDEEAE
- the prcB gene encoding proteasome subunit beta translates to MEPNTRSTGRLPAAFLTPGSSSFMDFLGAHQPEMLPGNRKLPDGVIEAPHGTTIVAATFPGGVVLAGDRRATMGNMIAQRDIEKVFPADEFSAVGIAGTAGLAVEMVKLFQLELEHFEKVEGATLSLEGKANRLSTMIRSNLGMAMQGLAVVPLFAGYDEAKERGRIFSYDVTGGRSEEHGYAATGSGSIFARGSMKKLYHSKLTEEEATTLVVQALYDAADDDSATGGPDLYRHIYPIVTVMTDEGFRRLTDEESSELARKITNRRLEQPDGPRAALL
- a CDS encoding endonuclease domain-containing protein; amino-acid sequence: MAVGEEGKRCARCREWKPLAAFSSNRSMRDGLQVYCKSCASEYHQQRQIAKGMNVRPRVETPEGHKCCRRCGEIKPHSEWDRNKTASDGLSTRCKTCRAVESRAGHLMRSYGITEAEREEMIAAQGGVCVICQEAPAEHVDHDHQTGKVRGVLCFGCNAGIGQLKDRPDVIRRAAAYVEGNLWNPTLVAQGVYRQPS
- a CDS encoding ubiquitin-like protein Pup, whose protein sequence is MATKDTGGGQQKAQRSTEEVEEAAVEESTDLKERQEKLSDDVDSVLDEIDDVLEENAEDFVRSFVQKGGQ